In a genomic window of Diabrotica undecimpunctata isolate CICGRU chromosome 2, icDiaUnde3, whole genome shotgun sequence:
- the LOC140435186 gene encoding ceramide synthase 5-like, with the protein MENFYILWSEENRQYHSPKQFLPLLPLTLLALGIRYITETFLIRPMGVYLGIPPDQPIHSSALLGRTSRPSKLTRFTESCIKLLWYSFIWIFGMAVLWNKPWLWDINASWTDFGNDPVSIDLWFYGSFTMVYYSSACVSQLCLDVRRKDFWIMFIHHITVVVLVAIIWIFKLHRIGSLAPVMHDVNDIIMELSKCLKYLKYPKWPEIFFVLFAISWIITRLIILPCWYVRACLEDSRGALSQASVYYVWNGLFLVLLFLHCIWTVMIFKVITIIIQEGSAVDIRSDDESSSEEELKDE; encoded by the exons ATGGAGAACTTTTATATACTATGGAGTGAAGAAAACCGTCAATACCATAGTCCGAAACAATTTCTTCCCCTACTGCCATTAACACTTTTAGCGCTAGGAATTAGATATATTACAGAGACATTTTTAATAAGACCAATGGGAGTATACTTAGGAATACCACCAG ACCAACCTATTCATTCAAGCGCTCTATTAGGAAGGACTTCCAGACCCAGTAAGTTGACAAGATTCACGGAGAGCTGTATAAAACTCTTATGGTATTCCTTTATCTGGATATTTGGAATGGCAGTTTTATGGAACAAGCCTTGGTTATGGGATATTAATGCAAGTTGGACCGATTTCGGGAACGATCCAGTTAGCATTGATCTATGGTTCTATGGAAGCTTTACTATGGTGTACTATAGCTCAGCGTGCGTAAGTCAGCTGTGTCTAGATGTGAGACGTAAAGACTTTTGGATTATGTTTATACATCATATCACAGTCGTTGTGTTGGTTGCCATCATCTGGATTTTTAAACTACATCGAATAGGTTCTTTGGCTCCTGTTATGCACGATGTTAATGATATCATCATGGAACTGTCCAAGTGTCTTAAGTATCTGAAATATCCTAAATGGCCtgaaatattttttgtactttttgctATTTCTTGGATTATAACCAGGTTAATAATTCTACCGTGTTGGTATGTACGAGCTTGTTTAGAGGACTCCCGAGGTGCTTTATCACAAGCCTCTGTATATTACGTTTGGAACGGGCTTTTCCTGGTTCTATTGTTCCTACACTGTATTTGGACTGTTATGATTTTTAAggtaattacaataattattcaAGAGGGCTCTGCTGTGGACATTCGATCTGACGATGAAAGTAGCTCCGAAGAGGAATTAAAGGATGAATAg